A DNA window from Sphingomonas profundi contains the following coding sequences:
- a CDS encoding esterase-like activity of phytase family protein has translation MKTSSRLLAAAVLLGSTTSAFAQSRSYTTPNITTQAGAASATLGGQTFVNQGLVGVGRLSANTRDFAGETLGSFSGMALDLASWRRNADGTYSGKMRTTPDRGPNDVGPFVGSTDYRNRVHISTLTLAPYTGTANLPQATSSQNQLTITPAGGFFLTDASGAPMTGKDPGTGVVVQNGVSLPSPRSGEGAGRISLDAEGIAYAPDGTFYVSDEYAAGLYHYDASGKLIGAIQTVPALLPRTAGAINFNSVNPPTTGRRNNQGLEAVSITPDGTRLVTILQSATVQDTAGSNQATRNNTRVLVYDISGNATPANPIGHYVLQLPIFTQAGNGAAPDRTAAQSEMLALNDSQFLVLARDGIGRGAGASATNSAVFKSVLLIDTTGATNLAGTTYETSTTPIATNGTLASGIVPVQQVELVNMLNPVQLGRFGMNLNTAPSSATSLSEKQEAMGLAPVLLDSAPQDFFLLIGNDNDFQASEGFINGQPYNASLSGAGGTGVNDSVVLVYRLTLPTYIDPTALAAMKVGAPIVLNTARTIASDIGTVAATPAMERLGSLRRLSDAGGFGTGISLWAQTAWQRINTTTRRGVDLSRADGLAIAGGVDYGFGPARVGVAVGHQSADDNGGPLAIDAKGTSVAVYGGVSLPSGLYAQAAAAKTVQLDLDRLDRAGAYGLTGRGRTGGDVSTASGEIGWLVDLGPARVGPFGAADYVDTEVDGYTETGAALGNVAYQDLDYRRLRLTAGGEARAHLSDMFIPSVRVGYTWEDERGDRAAIVKLASAQHSLATQTVALASTERDHVVAGFGVQGSQGRLGYRFGAEGRFARGEDDARVSIGIGFAL, from the coding sequence ATGAAAACGTCTTCGCGCCTGCTGGCCGCCGCCGTCCTGCTCGGCTCCACCACGTCCGCCTTCGCGCAATCGCGCAGCTACACCACGCCCAACATCACCACCCAGGCGGGCGCCGCCTCGGCCACTCTGGGCGGGCAGACCTTCGTCAATCAGGGTCTCGTCGGCGTCGGCCGGCTCAGCGCCAACACTCGCGACTTCGCCGGCGAGACGCTCGGCTCCTTCTCCGGCATGGCGCTGGATCTCGCCTCGTGGCGGCGCAACGCGGACGGCACCTACAGCGGCAAGATGCGCACCACGCCGGATCGCGGGCCGAACGACGTCGGCCCGTTCGTCGGCTCCACCGACTATCGCAACCGCGTCCACATCTCCACGCTCACTCTCGCGCCCTATACCGGCACGGCCAATCTGCCGCAGGCGACGTCGTCGCAGAACCAGCTGACGATCACGCCCGCCGGCGGCTTCTTCCTGACAGACGCCAGCGGCGCGCCGATGACGGGCAAGGATCCCGGCACCGGCGTGGTCGTGCAGAACGGCGTCTCGCTGCCCAGCCCGCGCAGCGGCGAGGGCGCCGGCCGCATCAGCCTGGATGCGGAAGGCATCGCCTACGCGCCGGACGGCACCTTCTACGTCTCCGACGAATATGCCGCCGGCCTCTATCACTATGATGCAAGCGGCAAGCTGATCGGCGCGATCCAGACGGTGCCGGCGCTGCTGCCGCGCACAGCGGGCGCGATCAACTTCAACAGCGTCAACCCGCCCACCACCGGCCGCCGCAACAATCAGGGGCTGGAGGCGGTGTCGATCACGCCGGATGGCACCCGCCTCGTCACCATCCTCCAGTCGGCCACCGTGCAGGACACCGCCGGCAGCAACCAGGCGACGCGCAACAACACCCGCGTGCTGGTGTACGACATCAGCGGCAACGCCACCCCGGCCAACCCGATCGGCCACTACGTGCTGCAGCTGCCGATCTTCACCCAGGCCGGCAACGGCGCCGCGCCCGATCGCACGGCCGCCCAGTCCGAGATGCTGGCGCTCAACGACAGCCAGTTCCTCGTGCTGGCGCGGGACGGCATCGGTCGCGGCGCGGGCGCGTCGGCGACGAACTCGGCCGTGTTCAAGAGCGTGCTGCTGATCGACACCACCGGCGCCACCAACCTCGCCGGCACCACCTACGAGACGAGCACCACGCCGATCGCGACCAACGGCACGCTCGCCAGCGGCATCGTGCCGGTGCAGCAGGTGGAACTCGTCAACATGCTGAACCCGGTGCAGCTCGGCCGCTTCGGCATGAACCTGAACACCGCTCCCTCCTCCGCCACCTCCCTGTCCGAGAAGCAGGAGGCGATGGGGCTGGCGCCGGTGCTGCTCGATTCCGCGCCGCAGGATTTCTTCCTGCTGATCGGCAACGACAATGATTTCCAGGCGAGCGAGGGGTTCATCAACGGCCAGCCGTACAATGCCTCGCTCAGCGGCGCCGGCGGCACGGGCGTGAACGACAGCGTGGTGCTCGTCTACCGGCTGACCCTGCCGACCTACATCGATCCCACCGCGCTCGCCGCGATGAAGGTCGGCGCGCCGATCGTGCTGAACACCGCCCGCACGATCGCCAGCGACATCGGCACCGTCGCCGCCACCCCGGCGATGGAGCGGCTGGGCAGCCTGCGCCGCCTCTCCGATGCCGGCGGCTTCGGCACCGGCATCTCGCTCTGGGCGCAGACGGCGTGGCAGCGGATCAACACCACCACCCGCCGCGGCGTCGATCTCTCCCGCGCGGACGGCCTCGCCATCGCCGGCGGCGTCGATTACGGCTTCGGCCCGGCGCGGGTCGGCGTGGCGGTGGGCCACCAGTCGGCCGACGACAATGGCGGCCCGCTCGCCATCGACGCCAAGGGCACCAGCGTGGCCGTGTACGGCGGCGTGTCGCTGCCGTCCGGCCTCTACGCGCAGGCCGCCGCCGCCAAGACGGTGCAGCTGGATCTGGACAGGCTCGATCGCGCCGGCGCCTACGGCCTCACCGGCCGCGGCCGCACCGGCGGCGACGTGTCGACCGCGTCCGGCGAGATCGGCTGGCTGGTGGATCTCGGGCCGGCGCGCGTCGGCCCGTTCGGTGCGGCCGACTATGTCGATACCGAGGTGGACGGCTATACCGAGACGGGCGCGGCACTCGGCAACGTGGCCTATCAGGATCTCGATTATCGCCGCCTGCGGCTGACGGCCGGCGGTGAGGCGCGGGCGCACCTGTCCGACATGTTCATCCCCTCCGTCCGCGTCGGCTATACCTGGGAGGACGAGCGCGGCGATCGCGCGGCGATCGTGAAGCTCGCCTCCGCCCAGCACAGCCTGGCGACGCAGACGGTGGCGCTCGCCTCCACCGAGCGCGACCATGTCGTCGCCGGCTTCGGCGTGCAGGGGTCGCAGGGACGGCTCGGCTACCGCTTCGGCGCCGAGGGCCGCTTCGCCCGCGGCGAGGACGATGCGCGGGTGAGCATCGGCATCGGCTTCGCCCTGTAG
- the gspL gene encoding type II secretion system protein GspL, whose translation MPAFTRPPAAGTLFVPGEDVLLLAVDLPLASAARRLEALPFAIEDRIADPIEAVHLAIGGEIGSRRYLVAVVRHAAMQGWIAGDGGAQAALVPDVLALPMPAPATWTVDLRGARALVRREDGTGFALPAAQLEAVWRAAGRPPCHAVGEALAPAFGMPADPPAEAPPGPTIDLRQGIYARALRRLEGPWRRVAIVIAIGLCGHLGLLMADTLALRRIADDRRDETRALIARAAPGQWGGDDVMTVAMDLLPASDRGAGPLMPLLARASAGLAPLMPALAVRSIAFDAGAATLTLDLEARDAATLARAARALGAAAPVPVAEGGRVHALLAVRGGPLS comes from the coding sequence GTGCCTGCCTTCACGCGGCCGCCCGCCGCCGGGACGCTGTTCGTGCCCGGCGAGGACGTGCTGCTGCTCGCCGTCGACCTGCCGCTCGCCTCCGCCGCGCGCCGGCTGGAGGCGCTGCCCTTCGCGATCGAGGATCGCATCGCCGACCCGATCGAGGCCGTCCACCTGGCGATCGGCGGCGAGATCGGGTCGCGCCGCTATCTCGTCGCCGTCGTGCGTCACGCCGCGATGCAGGGCTGGATCGCCGGCGATGGCGGCGCGCAGGCGGCGCTGGTGCCGGACGTGCTGGCCCTGCCGATGCCCGCGCCCGCCACCTGGACGGTCGATCTGCGCGGCGCCCGCGCGCTCGTCCGGCGGGAGGACGGCACCGGCTTCGCCCTGCCGGCCGCGCAGCTGGAGGCGGTGTGGCGCGCCGCCGGGCGGCCGCCGTGCCACGCGGTCGGCGAGGCGCTGGCGCCCGCCTTCGGCATGCCGGCCGATCCGCCGGCGGAAGCGCCGCCCGGCCCGACGATCGACCTGCGCCAGGGCATCTACGCACGCGCGCTGCGGCGGCTGGAGGGGCCGTGGCGGCGGGTGGCGATCGTGATCGCGATCGGCCTCTGCGGCCATCTCGGCCTGCTGATGGCCGACACGCTGGCGCTGCGCCGCATCGCCGACGATCGCCGCGACGAGACGCGCGCCCTGATCGCCCGGGCCGCGCCCGGCCAGTGGGGCGGGGACGATGTGATGACGGTGGCGATGGACCTGCTGCCCGCCTCCGATCGCGGCGCCGGGCCGCTGATGCCGCTGCTGGCGCGCGCGTCGGCCGGCCTCGCGCCGCTGATGCCGGCGCTCGCCGTCCGCTCGATCGCGTTCGATGCGGGCGCCGCGACGCTGACGCTCGATCTGGAGGCGCGCGACGCGGCCACGCTCGCCCGCGCCGCCCGCGCGCTCGGCGCGGCCGCGCCGGTGCCGGTCGCGGAGGGCGGCCGCGTCCATGCGCTGCTGGCGGTGCGCGGCGGGCCGCTCTCGTGA
- a CDS encoding prepilin-type N-terminal cleavage/methylation domain-containing protein, translating to MMAARLPIGEAGFTLIELMISLALFGLIAVAGLAMVDGLLGIQSRTDGRLTRLADMQRAMFVLTSDLDQIADGPVTGDGATLAFRRTAPLIGGAAVPVRYGVVAGMFGREVGGLPQRLLGGVAALRWRFYERGAGWIDRWPPDPTRAKEWPVAIAGEMVVAGGLPGPSGTLRRVVLLPARP from the coding sequence ATGATGGCGGCGCGCCTGCCCATCGGCGAAGCGGGCTTCACCCTGATCGAGCTGATGATCTCGCTTGCCCTGTTCGGCTTGATCGCGGTCGCCGGGCTGGCGATGGTGGACGGGCTGCTCGGCATCCAGAGCCGCACCGACGGGCGGCTGACGCGGCTGGCCGACATGCAGCGGGCGATGTTCGTGCTGACGAGCGACCTGGACCAGATCGCCGACGGCCCGGTGACGGGCGACGGCGCGACGCTCGCCTTCCGCCGCACCGCGCCGCTGATCGGCGGGGCCGCCGTGCCCGTGCGCTACGGCGTGGTCGCCGGCATGTTCGGGCGCGAGGTCGGCGGGTTGCCGCAGCGGCTGCTCGGCGGCGTGGCGGCGCTGCGCTGGCGCTTCTACGAACGCGGCGCCGGCTGGATCGATCGCTGGCCGCCCGATCCCACCCGCGCGAAGGAGTGGCCCGTCGCCATCGCCGGCGAGATGGTGGTGGCCGGCGGCCTGCCCGGGCCGAGCGGCACGCTGCGACGCGTCGTGCTGCTGCCGGCGCGGCCGTGA
- a CDS encoding prepilin-type N-terminal cleavage/methylation domain-containing protein, with product MRAAGRHERGMTLVEMLVVLAIIGVMAGATVLGMGSAARGANIESEARRLADRVQLAADDTMIGDRPLALAWDAKGYGFLAWDGAGWRAGEGEAFARHALPAGITLALSAAVSGPARGPVPLGLDGGGMPFVARLASATARWTIAYDGLTVSASPAPRS from the coding sequence ATGCGGGCGGCCGGGCGCCACGAACGCGGCATGACGCTCGTCGAGATGCTGGTGGTGCTGGCGATCATCGGCGTGATGGCGGGCGCGACGGTGCTGGGCATGGGCAGCGCGGCGCGCGGCGCCAATATTGAAAGCGAGGCGCGGCGGCTGGCCGATCGCGTGCAGCTGGCCGCCGACGACACGATGATCGGCGATCGCCCGCTGGCGCTGGCGTGGGATGCGAAGGGCTACGGCTTCCTGGCCTGGGACGGCGCCGGCTGGCGCGCCGGCGAAGGCGAGGCGTTCGCCCGGCACGCGCTGCCGGCCGGGATCACGCTGGCCCTGTCGGCGGCCGTCTCGGGGCCGGCGCGGGGGCCGGTGCCGCTGGGGCTGGATGGCGGCGGCATGCCGTTCGTCGCCCGGCTGGCGAGCGCCACGGCACGCTGGACGATCGCCTATGACGGCCTCACCGTCTCCGCTTCGCCGGCGCCGCGATCATGA
- the gspM gene encoding type II secretion system protein GspM gives MRRVVIVIAPWRARLALFWAGRSERERVLIAVFAALLLATAAVQLLFRPLLAANLSARNDIRALDALNARLRAAGPALGRQAPRRAGAPAEIIGASAAAAGLTVQIAPAGAAQGVTAADVPYDALVRFLGDIEATSGLRVRTLRVERRPVPGLVTATAELAG, from the coding sequence GTGAGGCGCGTCGTGATCGTGATCGCGCCGTGGCGGGCGCGGCTCGCCTTGTTCTGGGCCGGGCGCAGCGAGCGGGAGCGGGTGCTGATCGCGGTGTTCGCCGCGCTGCTGCTGGCGACAGCCGCCGTGCAGCTGCTGTTCCGCCCGCTGCTGGCCGCCAACCTCTCCGCGCGCAACGACATCCGCGCGCTGGATGCGCTGAACGCGCGGCTGCGCGCCGCCGGGCCGGCGCTCGGCCGGCAGGCGCCGCGCCGCGCCGGCGCCCCGGCCGAGATCATCGGCGCCAGCGCCGCCGCCGCCGGCCTCACCGTGCAGATCGCACCGGCGGGGGCGGCGCAGGGCGTGACGGCGGCCGACGTGCCCTATGACGCGCTGGTCCGCTTTCTCGGCGATATCGAGGCGACCAGCGGCCTGCGCGTGCGCACCTTGCGGGTGGAGCGGCGGCCGGTGCCCGGCCTCGTGACCGCCACGGCGGAGCTGGCCGGATGA
- a CDS encoding general secretion pathway protein GspK, giving the protein MSRGADAGERGMILVNVLLFVAIASGIVMLMISGEDGALQRAGRMREAARAQAIARGGETSAVVALRRDLLTGPDSDNAGERWAAGDRGVAIDGGTFSLAIADAQDRFNVNAVISGEAGPIELLSRIGLSAGLTPEQIARAIELIRLAGPIADLRPLARAGLDPTVAARLSTMITALPHEGKINLNAVGEPLLAILLDDPMKAHELIAVRTRQTYLTPQDFADAHVAVPQQAGFTSSLFRVTASVTIGDTTQHFTSLIARRMVDGVPVAAVIARARGGAAALAGGPAGRPS; this is encoded by the coding sequence GTGAGCCGGGGCGCAGATGCCGGCGAGCGGGGCATGATCCTGGTCAACGTGCTGCTGTTCGTGGCGATCGCCAGCGGCATCGTGATGCTGATGATCTCGGGCGAGGACGGCGCGCTGCAACGGGCCGGGCGGATGCGCGAGGCGGCGCGGGCGCAGGCCATCGCGCGCGGCGGCGAGACATCGGCGGTGGTGGCGCTGCGGCGCGACCTGCTGACCGGGCCTGACAGCGACAATGCCGGCGAGCGCTGGGCCGCCGGCGATCGCGGCGTGGCGATCGATGGCGGCACCTTCTCCCTCGCGATCGCCGACGCGCAGGATCGCTTCAACGTCAATGCGGTGATCTCGGGCGAGGCGGGGCCGATCGAGCTGCTCTCCCGCATCGGCCTCTCGGCCGGCCTCACGCCGGAGCAGATCGCCCGCGCGATCGAGCTGATCCGGCTGGCCGGGCCGATCGCCGATCTGCGGCCGCTGGCGCGGGCCGGCCTCGATCCGACGGTGGCGGCGCGGCTCTCGACGATGATCACGGCGCTGCCCCACGAGGGCAAGATCAACCTGAACGCCGTCGGCGAGCCGCTGCTCGCGATCCTGCTCGACGATCCGATGAAGGCGCACGAGCTGATCGCGGTGCGGACCCGCCAGACCTATCTGACGCCGCAGGACTTCGCCGACGCGCATGTCGCCGTGCCGCAGCAGGCGGGCTTCACCTCCAGCCTGTTCCGCGTCACCGCCAGCGTGACCATCGGCGACACGACGCAGCATTTCACCAGCCTGATCGCGCGGCGCATGGTGGACGGCGTGCCGGTGGCGGCGGTGATCGCCCGCGCGCGGGGCGGCGCGGCGGCGCTTGCGGGCGGCCCGGCCGGCCGCCCGTCCTGA
- the gspG gene encoding type II secretion system major pseudopilin GspG, giving the protein MSRGRDPEAGLTLVEMIVVLAIIALVAALIVPNVIGRPDQARVTVAQTDLKTIAAALKMYRLDNGDYPTSAQGLAALATRPTTAPEPRSYAPEGYLAQVPVDPWGHPYVYRSPGETGGFDLLSLGKDGKPGGDGLDADLSDNRR; this is encoded by the coding sequence ATGAGTCGTGGCCGCGATCCCGAGGCGGGTCTGACCCTCGTCGAGATGATCGTGGTGCTGGCGATCATCGCGCTTGTGGCGGCGCTGATCGTGCCCAACGTGATCGGCCGGCCGGACCAGGCCCGCGTCACCGTGGCGCAGACCGATCTTAAGACGATCGCCGCCGCGCTGAAGATGTACCGGCTCGACAATGGCGACTACCCCACCAGCGCGCAGGGGCTGGCGGCGCTCGCCACCCGGCCGACCACCGCGCCGGAACCGCGCAGCTACGCGCCGGAAGGCTATCTGGCGCAGGTGCCGGTCGATCCCTGGGGCCACCCCTACGTGTATCGCAGCCCCGGCGAGACCGGCGGCTTCGACCTGCTCTCGCTCGGCAAGGACGGCAAGCCGGGGGGCGACGGGCTGGACGCGGACCTCTCGGACAATCGCCGCTGA
- a CDS encoding ABC transporter substrate-binding protein, with translation MAAERERSERERDWLADRRALLRLLGSTLSLSAASSLFPPMASAARAKRQPVALLVPLTGPSAALGLSMQRATMLVQSADPPLAIDTADGAAAAARTAAKRGARLILGPLFAADVRPVVAAVAGRVPVLAFSNDAALRESGAFLLGLTAAQTTSAILQYARKRGIRRVAMPAATDDQGRQALAAAQALQASLGIEIVTLAGAVPADGAVAADAVLVPQGGDALVRAAAALGQGQGQGQGQGPGGVQLLGLAANDAAPAAIAGAWIAAPDPAAFGGFAEAFASAHGGTPGLIAALARDGMAIAETLRAAGPIDRAAILAQPRFEGVAGALRFRSDGSAARDLAILVAGRDGYEVVDRLTGA, from the coding sequence ATGGCCGCTGAGCGGGAACGCTCTGAGCGAGAACGGGACTGGCTGGCGGACCGGCGGGCCCTGCTGCGGCTGCTGGGCTCCACCCTCTCGCTATCCGCTGCATCGTCGCTCTTTCCCCCAATGGCATCGGCCGCCCGCGCGAAGCGGCAGCCGGTCGCGCTGCTGGTGCCGCTCACCGGCCCATCGGCGGCGCTGGGGCTTAGCATGCAGCGTGCGACCATGCTCGTGCAAAGCGCCGATCCGCCGCTGGCGATCGACACCGCCGACGGCGCGGCGGCGGCGGCGCGGACGGCGGCGAAGCGCGGCGCGCGGCTGATCCTGGGGCCGCTGTTCGCCGCCGATGTCCGCCCCGTGGTGGCGGCGGTGGCCGGGCGCGTGCCGGTGCTGGCCTTCAGCAACGATGCGGCGCTGCGAGAGAGCGGCGCCTTCCTGCTGGGGCTGACGGCGGCGCAGACCACTTCGGCGATCCTGCAATATGCCCGCAAGCGCGGCATCCGCCGGGTGGCGATGCCGGCCGCGACGGACGATCAGGGGCGGCAGGCGCTGGCGGCGGCGCAGGCGCTGCAGGCGTCGCTGGGGATCGAGATCGTCACGCTGGCGGGTGCGGTGCCGGCGGACGGCGCGGTCGCCGCCGATGCGGTGCTGGTGCCGCAAGGCGGCGACGCGCTGGTGCGCGCGGCGGCGGCGCTGGGTCAGGGTCAGGGTCAGGGTCAGGGTCAGGGGCCGGGCGGCGTGCAGCTGCTGGGCCTAGCCGCCAACGATGCGGCACCGGCGGCGATCGCCGGCGCGTGGATCGCCGCCCCCGATCCGGCGGCGTTCGGCGGCTTCGCCGAGGCGTTCGCTTCGGCCCATGGCGGCACGCCCGGCCTGATCGCGGCGCTGGCGCGGGACGGCATGGCGATCGCCGAGACGCTGCGTGCCGCCGGGCCGATCGACCGCGCCGCCATTCTGGCGCAGCCGCGCTTCGAGGGCGTGGCCGGGGCGCTGCGCTTCCGTTCCGACGGCAGCGCCGCGCGCGACCTCGCGATCCTCGTCGCCGGGCGGGACGGGTATGAGGTGGTCGATCGCCTGACGGGGGCATGA
- a CDS encoding type II secretion system F family protein, with translation MPAFAWRAVDAAGIARRGVLEASSAPAARAALRERALLPLSVEATSTGGGAGSATARPLFRRRGGRIGARALATVTRQISTLVSSDINIEEALRLTAQQGDAPALNALLVDIRGAILDGRSFAGALALHPGTFPEYYRASVAAGEHSGRLADVLAHLADFVEGRHRNQQKVQLALLYPALLAVVSMAMMGLLLVYVVPDIVRVFISRGATLPFLTRALIGLSAGLQRYGLVMLIALLVGGLVARRWLTVPANRLRADEVLATRWPFARFSRQHNAARFAGSLATLVQSAVPLVEALAAAAAVVPNRRIRARCLAVAARVREGASLQAAMAEAAIFPSMLVAIVASGESSGRLGPALARAAAELERELEALVATIVGLVEPGVLLMMGGLVLLMVLAILLPIINLNNLVAM, from the coding sequence ATGCCGGCCTTCGCGTGGCGCGCCGTGGATGCGGCCGGGATCGCCCGGCGCGGCGTGCTGGAGGCGTCGAGCGCGCCCGCCGCGCGCGCCGCGCTGCGCGAACGGGCGCTGCTGCCGCTCTCGGTGGAGGCGACGTCGACCGGCGGCGGCGCCGGCTCCGCCACGGCGCGGCCGCTGTTCCGGCGGCGCGGCGGGCGGATCGGCGCGCGCGCGCTCGCCACCGTCACGCGGCAGATCTCCACCCTGGTCAGCAGCGACATCAATATCGAGGAGGCGCTGCGCCTCACCGCCCAGCAGGGCGATGCGCCCGCGCTGAACGCGCTGCTGGTGGACATCCGCGGCGCCATATTGGACGGACGCAGCTTCGCCGGCGCGCTGGCGCTGCACCCCGGCACCTTTCCCGAATATTATCGCGCCTCTGTGGCGGCGGGTGAGCATTCCGGCCGGCTGGCCGACGTGCTGGCGCACCTCGCCGACTTCGTCGAGGGGCGCCACCGCAACCAGCAGAAGGTGCAGCTGGCTCTGCTGTACCCGGCGCTGCTGGCCGTCGTATCGATGGCGATGATGGGGCTGCTGCTTGTCTACGTCGTGCCGGATATCGTCCGCGTGTTCATCTCGCGCGGGGCGACGCTGCCGTTCCTCACCCGCGCGCTGATCGGCCTTAGCGCCGGGTTGCAGCGCTACGGCCTCGTCATGCTGATCGCGCTGCTGGTGGGCGGCCTCGTCGCGCGGCGTTGGCTGACGGTGCCGGCGAACCGGCTGCGGGCGGACGAGGTGCTCGCCACGCGCTGGCCGTTCGCCCGGTTCAGCCGCCAGCACAATGCGGCGCGCTTCGCCGGCAGCCTGGCCACCCTGGTGCAGAGCGCCGTGCCGCTGGTGGAGGCGCTGGCCGCCGCCGCCGCCGTGGTGCCCAACCGCCGCATCCGCGCGCGCTGCCTGGCGGTGGCGGCCCGCGTGCGCGAGGGGGCGAGCCTGCAGGCGGCGATGGCGGAGGCGGCGATCTTCCCCTCCATGCTGGTGGCGATCGTGGCGAGCGGGGAGAGCAGCGGCCGGCTCGGCCCCGCGCTCGCCCGCGCCGCCGCCGAGCTGGAGCGCGAGCTGGAGGCGCTGGTGGCGACGATCGTCGGCCTCGTCGAGCCCGGGGTGCTGCTGATGATGGGCGGGCTGGTGCTGCTGATGGTGCTGGCCATCCTGCTGCCGATCATCAACCTCAACAATCTGGTGGCGATGTGA
- the gspE gene encoding type II secretion system ATPase GspE, whose amino-acid sequence MSVLPYAFAKRNGLIVTADPAGPRCLHRAATPVEALVEAQRIAGAGLAFVAVEDAAFDTALRGAYRDSASEAADFAAAEGDIASLADSAAAVDDLLDQRDDSPVIRLINALLLEAVKEGASDIHVETQEKHLIVRFRVDGVLRDIVEPKRALAPLLVSRIKVMARLDIAEKRVPQDGRVTLRIGGYDIDARVSTIPTQHGERVVLRLLDRGSTQPDLAGLGMSLRDVATFAGLLERPHGIVLVTGPTGSGKTTTLYAALTRLNDRRRNIMTVEDPIEYELEGIGQTQVNPKTELTFARGLRAILRQDPDVIMVGEIRDQETAQVAVRSSMTGHFVLSTLHTNSAVGSVTRLIDMGVERYLLAPMVVGLIAQRLVRRLCGHCRREDVASETDSLLLGRALAVGEPVWRAAGCDHCHREGYRGRLGLYEVVVADDRFQALIHDGASEAELTRAARGGGPSLLDDGLAKLREGLTSVEEVARVVREDN is encoded by the coding sequence ATGAGCGTGCTGCCCTACGCCTTTGCCAAGCGCAACGGCCTGATCGTCACGGCCGATCCGGCCGGGCCGCGCTGCCTGCACCGCGCCGCCACGCCGGTGGAGGCGCTGGTGGAGGCGCAGCGCATAGCCGGCGCGGGCCTGGCCTTCGTCGCGGTTGAGGATGCCGCGTTCGACACCGCGCTGCGCGGCGCCTATCGCGACAGCGCCAGCGAGGCTGCCGACTTCGCCGCCGCCGAGGGCGACATCGCCAGCCTGGCAGACAGCGCGGCGGCAGTGGACGACCTGCTCGACCAGCGCGACGATTCGCCCGTGATCCGCCTCATCAACGCGCTGCTGCTGGAGGCGGTGAAGGAGGGCGCGTCCGACATCCACGTCGAGACGCAGGAGAAGCATCTGATCGTCCGCTTCCGCGTGGACGGCGTGCTGCGCGACATCGTGGAGCCCAAGCGCGCGCTGGCGCCGCTGCTCGTCAGCCGCATCAAGGTGATGGCGCGGCTGGACATCGCCGAGAAGCGCGTGCCGCAGGACGGCCGCGTCACCCTGCGCATCGGCGGCTACGATATCGACGCGCGCGTCTCCACCATACCGACGCAGCATGGCGAGCGGGTGGTGCTGCGCCTGCTCGATCGCGGATCGACCCAGCCGGACCTGGCGGGGCTGGGCATGAGCCTGCGCGACGTGGCGACCTTCGCCGGGCTGCTGGAACGACCGCACGGCATCGTCCTCGTCACCGGGCCGACCGGCTCGGGCAAGACGACGACGCTCTACGCGGCGCTCACCCGCCTCAACGATCGCCGCCGCAACATCATGACGGTGGAAGACCCGATCGAATATGAGCTGGAGGGCATCGGCCAGACGCAGGTGAACCCGAAGACGGAGCTCACCTTCGCACGCGGCCTGCGCGCCATCCTGCGGCAGGACCCCGACGTCATCATGGTGGGCGAGATACGCGACCAGGAGACGGCGCAGGTGGCGGTGCGATCGTCGATGACCGGGCATTTCGTGCTCTCCACGCTGCACACCAACAGCGCCGTCGGCAGCGTCACCCGGCTGATCGACATGGGGGTGGAGCGGTATCTGCTGGCGCCGATGGTGGTGGGGCTGATCGCCCAGCGGCTGGTGCGCCGGCTCTGCGGCCACTGCCGGCGGGAGGACGTGGCGAGCGAGACGGACAGCCTGCTGCTCGGCCGCGCGCTGGCGGTGGGCGAGCCGGTGTGGCGCGCGGCGGGCTGCGATCACTGCCATCGCGAGGGCTATCGCGGCCGCCTCGGCCTCTACGAGGTGGTCGTCGCCGACGATCGCTTCCAGGCGCTGATCCACGACGGCGCATCCGAGGCCGAGCTGACGCGGGCGGCGCGCGGCGGCGGGCCGAGCCTGCTCGACGACGGCCTCGCCAAGCTGCGCGAGGGGCTGACCTCCGTAGAGGAAGTCGCCCGCGTCGTGCGCGAGGACAACTGA